The sequence GGACCGCGAACGCCAGGACGCTCCGGTGGGTGATCGAGGCGAGAACGGCACCGGGTGCGGAGGTAGAAATTCGAAGCGTCTTCGGGAAGGTAGCCGAAATCATGATGAAGGAGGCTCCTACCCTCTTCGGGGATTTCACGGCAATCCCCTTACCCGACGGCACCTGTCAGTGGCAGCCAGAACATAGCAAGGTGTAATACCGGCTAAGCGATCAGCTTTCAGCAGTCAGCTATCAGCTCTTCCGATACGCCTCCTGTTTTATCTGAGGCTGACGGCTGAACGCTGACCGCTGAACACCATTACTCTTCGACGACGATTCCTAACGCCTTCAAGAAAGACTCGACTTGGGCTTTCTTAATCTTTGTTGAGCCGCCGCGCCCCCAAAACTTCACGTGAAAGAGATCGGCGTCATCGAGCTGGGCGCCCGCAAAGTTGGTACCCGCGACGTTCGCGTCCCGGAGGTTGGCTTTCCTCAGGTTGGCGCCGGTCAGGTTCGCATCCCGGAGGTTAGCGCCCTGGAGGTTGGCCTCCTGTAAATCAGCATCTCGAAGATCGGCGCCGCCGAGGATGGCGCCCGCGAGATCGGCCTCCCGAAGATAGGCGTTCTTCAAGTCGGCATTCATCAGGGGAGATTCCTTCCTGACCGCCTCCACCACAGCATCACGAACCGACTCTTTCCCTGATTCGTACACAATCTTGTCGCTGTTATACCAAGACACAATTCTCATAATAGCTGCCTATTGCTCCTGATATTGTGACGGCTTATGCGTCTTTTCTCGAACTCTCGCAGCCTCTGCGCTGCGCCTCCGTACCCAACCGCAAAACGAACAGTCGATGAACCAACGTTAATATAATTGCGCTCAGCGAGGTGTCAAGAAAAAAATGCGGCCCCGGAATAAGATTTCGATAATGGTCCCGGCTAACGTATAAGTGGGATGATGGACCCTATCAATAAACGTGGTGTATGCCACACTCATTTCGCTTGACCATCGGCGGCCGACACCCTCACAATAAAACTCTAGATGTGGAAGCAGGTGTTCCTTCACAGAGGTAAGGATACGCAACATGAAGCTCGTGGATCTGCAGGTCTTTACTCTTGACGAAACCACCCTCATCTCGACGGCAAATCGGGGCATTCCAACCAGGAGGAGAAAGATGGGCGTGAACGGTCATACAAAAGCTAGGGCTGGACTTGTAATGGGACTTCTGGCGGCATTGAACTGGCAGGCCGCGCCGGCTCAGGCATCGCCCACGCTTTCCCTCTCTGCCACTACCCATTCCAACGTCGCCACTGAGGCCAGCCTGCGGGCGGCATACGGTACGTTACCGATCTCTTTCGAGGCCAACCATGGTCAGGCCGACCCCCGGGTGAAGTTTTTAGCTCGTGGTCACGGCTACAGCATATTCCTGACTGACACCAAGGCGATACTGGCC is a genomic window of Candidatus Methylomirabilis lanthanidiphila containing:
- the spkB gene encoding Serine/threonine-protein kinase B, with product MRIVSWYNSDKIVYESGKESVRDAVVEAVRKESPLMNADLKNAYLREADLAGAILGGADLRDADLQEANLQGANLRDANLTGANLRKANLRDANVAGTNFAGAQLDDADLFHVKFWGRGGSTKIKKAQVESFLKALGIVVEE